In the genome of Pongo pygmaeus isolate AG05252 chromosome 9, NHGRI_mPonPyg2-v2.0_pri, whole genome shotgun sequence, one region contains:
- the TP53AIP1 gene encoding p53-regulated apoptosis-inducing protein 1 isoform X1 codes for MGSSSKVSFRSAQASCSGTRRQGLGRGDQNLSVMLPNGRAQTHTLGWVSGLLVLGAQVHGGCRGIEAPSVSSGSWSSATVWCLTGLGLGLSKPFLPGVIVLRDRPLESACELSYDQKKALLSLQ; via the exons ATGGGGTCTTCCTCTAAGGTGAGCTTCAGATCTGCTCAAGCTTCCTGCAGTGGGACCAGGAGGCAGGGCCTGGGCAGGGGAGACCAGAACCTCTCGGTGATGCTTCCGAATGGCAGGGCTCAGACACACACACTGGGCTGG GTTTCGGGTCTCTTAGTTTTGGGTGCCCAAGTTCACGGAGGGTGCCGGGGAATAGAAGCTCCGTCAGTTTCGTCTGGATCTTGGTCCTCAGCAACTGTCTGGTGCCTGACAG GCCTTGGTCTAGGTCTCTCCAAGCCTTTCCTTCCTGGAGTCATAGTGCTTAGAGACAGGCCACTGGAGTCAGCATGTGAGCTCAGCTATGATCAGAAAAAAGCACtgttgagcttgcagtga
- the TP53AIP1 gene encoding p53-regulated apoptosis-inducing protein 1 isoform X2, translating into MGSSSKVSFRSAQASCSGTRRQGLGRGDQNLSVMLPNGRAQTHTLGWVSGLLVLGAQVHGGCRGIEAPSVSSGSWSSATVWCLTGLSKPFLPGVIVLRDRPLESACELSYDQKKALLSLQ; encoded by the exons ATGGGGTCTTCCTCTAAGGTGAGCTTCAGATCTGCTCAAGCTTCCTGCAGTGGGACCAGGAGGCAGGGCCTGGGCAGGGGAGACCAGAACCTCTCGGTGATGCTTCCGAATGGCAGGGCTCAGACACACACACTGGGCTGG GTTTCGGGTCTCTTAGTTTTGGGTGCCCAAGTTCACGGAGGGTGCCGGGGAATAGAAGCTCCGTCAGTTTCGTCTGGATCTTGGTCCTCAGCAACTGTCTGGTGCCTGACAG GTCTCTCCAAGCCTTTCCTTCCTGGAGTCATAGTGCTTAGAGACAGGCCACTGGAGTCAGCATGTGAGCTCAGCTATGATCAGAAAAAAGCACtgttgagcttgcagtga
- the TP53AIP1 gene encoding p53-regulated apoptosis-inducing protein 1 isoform X3: protein MGSSSKVSFRSAQASCSGTRRQGLGRGDQNLSVMLPNGRAQTHTLGWVSGLLVLGAQVHGGCRGIEAPSVSSGSWSSATVWCLTVQ from the exons ATGGGGTCTTCCTCTAAGGTGAGCTTCAGATCTGCTCAAGCTTCCTGCAGTGGGACCAGGAGGCAGGGCCTGGGCAGGGGAGACCAGAACCTCTCGGTGATGCTTCCGAATGGCAGGGCTCAGACACACACACTGGGCTGG GTTTCGGGTCTCTTAGTTTTGGGTGCCCAAGTTCACGGAGGGTGCCGGGGAATAGAAGCTCCGTCAGTTTCGTCTGGATCTTGGTCCTCAGCAACTGTCTGGTGCCTGACAG tgCAGTAA